The following proteins come from a genomic window of Corynebacterium sp. P4-C1:
- a CDS encoding ABC transporter substrate-binding protein, which translates to MRARYLVVLLPFLLAACAQGDPLDTSGSDEAPTVEADAGTIVIGTANFPEAQIIGHIWAAALDDAGFEASVAPGIGSREVYLTAVEDGTIDIVPEYAGNLASFYAELPERADETAVRDTLSASLPESLELGEFSPAQSADAYRVTTATADRGIRSIGDLDKLDHITIAAPPEFAERRYGPPGLTSVYGIDLGKITVRPISDGGGPLTVQALEEGAVDAANIFTTSPAVTGKGDKPDLVILEDPLHLIPPQNVVPVIRAGALPPGALDVVNNVNAQLTTDDLVEMNLRNVGDERAEPAVIARDWISDRATR; encoded by the coding sequence ATGCGTGCCCGCTATCTGGTTGTACTTCTCCCCTTCCTGCTCGCCGCGTGCGCTCAGGGTGACCCGCTGGACACCTCGGGCTCAGATGAGGCCCCGACGGTGGAGGCGGATGCCGGGACGATCGTCATCGGCACCGCTAATTTCCCTGAGGCACAGATCATCGGGCACATTTGGGCCGCAGCTCTCGACGATGCCGGCTTCGAGGCCTCCGTCGCCCCCGGGATCGGCTCGCGCGAGGTGTACCTGACGGCTGTCGAGGACGGCACCATCGATATCGTCCCGGAATACGCCGGAAATCTGGCGTCCTTCTACGCCGAGCTGCCCGAGCGTGCCGACGAAACCGCGGTGCGCGACACCCTTTCTGCTTCCCTGCCGGAATCGCTCGAGCTTGGCGAGTTCAGCCCTGCTCAATCCGCCGACGCCTACCGCGTCACCACCGCCACAGCCGACCGTGGCATCCGCAGCATCGGGGACTTAGACAAACTCGATCACATCACCATCGCCGCCCCACCGGAATTCGCGGAGCGGCGCTACGGACCACCCGGCCTGACATCGGTGTACGGAATCGATCTCGGCAAAATCACGGTCCGCCCGATTTCCGACGGCGGCGGCCCGCTCACCGTCCAGGCGCTCGAGGAAGGCGCGGTCGACGCCGCGAATATCTTCACTACCTCGCCAGCCGTGACGGGGAAGGGAGACAAGCCCGACCTAGTGATTCTCGAGGACCCCCTCCACCTCATCCCGCCGCAGAATGTCGTGCCCGTGATCCGCGCCGGAGCGCTGCCGCCCGGCGCGCTCGATGTGGTCAACAACGTCAATGCTCAGCTGACCACCGACGATCTGGTGGAGATGAATCTGCGCAATGTCGGCGACGAGCGCGCGGAGCCCGCCGTGATTGCGCGAGACTGGATCAGCGACCGCGCTACTCGCTGA
- a CDS encoding ABC transporter permease: protein MQPLIDAFAYLTTSSHWTGATGFAVRIAEHLGYTVLAVLAAALIAVPVGVAVGHTGKGANAVIAISGALRALPELGLLTWLAITLPRGISWPIIPSLIVLVLLAVAPLLAGIVAGFESVERDVVLSARAAGFSEKQILRDVELPLAAPVMLGGLRSCVVQVLATATVVAYIGLGGLGRYLIDGLAMQDYARMVAGAIVVTLLALVVDVLLAGVQRWATPNGLNVKENA, encoded by the coding sequence ATGCAGCCGCTGATCGACGCCTTCGCGTACCTCACCACCTCCTCGCATTGGACCGGCGCCACCGGATTCGCGGTGCGCATCGCTGAACACCTCGGCTACACCGTTTTGGCGGTGCTCGCCGCTGCGCTCATCGCCGTTCCCGTGGGCGTGGCTGTCGGGCATACCGGTAAAGGGGCGAATGCCGTGATCGCCATCTCCGGTGCTTTGCGTGCACTGCCGGAGTTGGGTCTGCTGACCTGGTTGGCTATCACCCTGCCGCGCGGGATCAGCTGGCCGATCATTCCGTCGCTCATCGTGCTCGTGCTTTTGGCTGTCGCACCGCTTTTAGCTGGAATCGTCGCCGGTTTCGAGTCCGTCGAGCGGGACGTGGTGTTATCCGCCCGGGCCGCCGGGTTCAGCGAAAAGCAGATCCTCCGTGATGTGGAGCTGCCGTTGGCCGCGCCGGTGATGCTCGGCGGGCTGCGTTCGTGCGTGGTACAAGTGCTGGCTACAGCGACTGTCGTCGCCTATATCGGTCTCGGCGGGCTGGGACGCTATCTCATCGACGGGCTGGCCATGCAGGATTATGCGCGGATGGTGGCAGGGGCGATCGTCGTCACGCTTCTCGCCTTGGTCGTGGATGTGCTGCTCGCGGGTGTGCAGCGCTGGGCGACCCCAAATGGCCTAAATGTGAAGGAGAATGCGTGA
- a CDS encoding ABC transporter ATP-binding protein — protein sequence MIEFRNVSKTYPGSTRPAVKDFSLTVEEGATTAFVGPSGCGKTTLLRMVNRMVDPDEGTVLVRGDDVSQADPVQLRRSIGYVMQHSGLMPHRTVRDNIADVARLGGASKADARDKAEGMLELVGLDASLSKRYPAELSGGQAQRVGVARGLVNEPDVLIMDEPFGAVDPVVRRGLQREIIELREKLTTTVLLVSHDIDEAFFLGDTVVVLGEQARIEQADTPEKVLAEPENGAVREFVDTQSRRLRTQRRGGQTVVVDASGHMKGVLE from the coding sequence GTGATCGAATTCCGCAACGTCTCCAAGACTTACCCCGGCTCCACACGACCGGCGGTGAAGGATTTCAGCCTCACGGTCGAAGAAGGCGCGACGACGGCATTCGTCGGTCCATCCGGTTGCGGGAAGACGACGCTGCTGCGGATGGTGAACCGTATGGTCGACCCGGATGAAGGCACCGTCTTGGTCCGCGGCGACGACGTGTCTCAGGCTGATCCGGTGCAGCTGCGCCGCAGCATCGGCTACGTCATGCAGCATTCGGGCCTCATGCCGCACCGGACGGTGCGAGACAATATCGCGGACGTGGCGCGGCTGGGCGGGGCGAGCAAAGCCGACGCGCGCGACAAGGCGGAGGGAATGTTGGAGTTGGTGGGGCTGGATGCGTCGTTAAGCAAGCGTTATCCAGCGGAACTCTCCGGCGGCCAGGCGCAACGCGTCGGCGTTGCCCGCGGGCTGGTCAACGAACCGGACGTGCTCATTATGGACGAGCCCTTCGGCGCCGTCGATCCCGTGGTGCGGCGTGGTCTGCAACGCGAGATCATCGAACTGCGGGAGAAGCTGACCACCACTGTTTTGCTCGTCAGCCACGACATCGACGAGGCGTTCTTCCTCGGTGACACCGTGGTCGTTCTCGGCGAGCAGGCCCGGATCGAACAGGCGGACACCCCGGAGAAGGTTCTGGCGGAGCCGGAAAATGGGGCGGTGAGGGAGTTCGTCGATACGCAATCACGCAGGTTGCGTACACAGCGACGCGGCGGGCAAACCGTCGTCGTGGATGCCTCGGGCCACATGAAAGGCGTCCTCGAATGA
- a CDS encoding ABC transporter permease: protein MNWDWLADNAGMIGGLAWRHVLIALPAIVLTFVLAVPLGWAAHRSGRFREVIVAATSLVYVVPGLAMFIVMPLVLGTSILSPLNVVAAMTLYGLALMVRSSADAFDAVPVDVKQSAVAAGYSPLGRILRVELPLAGPGLVTGMRVVAASTVSLISVGALIGVESLGTLFTEGFQRAFPTEIIAGIVGTVVLALLFDAALNLLARLTMPWRS from the coding sequence ATGAACTGGGACTGGCTCGCGGATAACGCGGGAATGATCGGTGGGTTGGCGTGGCGGCATGTCCTCATCGCGCTTCCGGCGATCGTGCTGACATTCGTGTTGGCTGTGCCCCTCGGCTGGGCCGCGCACCGTTCGGGGCGCTTCCGTGAGGTGATCGTCGCTGCGACGAGCCTGGTCTACGTGGTGCCGGGGCTGGCGATGTTCATTGTGATGCCGCTGGTTCTAGGCACATCGATTCTCTCGCCGCTGAATGTGGTGGCGGCGATGACGCTGTACGGTCTCGCATTGATGGTGCGCAGCTCCGCCGACGCGTTCGATGCGGTCCCCGTCGATGTCAAACAGTCCGCTGTCGCCGCCGGATACTCCCCACTCGGACGCATTCTGCGCGTCGAGCTTCCGCTGGCGGGCCCCGGCCTGGTCACCGGCATGCGCGTCGTGGCGGCTTCGACGGTGAGTCTGATCTCGGTCGGTGCGCTAATAGGTGTGGAATCGCTGGGCACTCTGTTCACTGAAGGTTTCCAGCGTGCGTTCCCCACCGAGATCATCGCGGGCATCGTCGGCACCGTCGTTCTCGCATTGCTTTTCGACGCCGCCTTGAACCTGCTTGCCCGCCTCACCATGCCGTGGAGGTCCTGA
- a CDS encoding CPBP family intramembrane glutamic endopeptidase, producing the protein MTSRAVHPWLVLVPCVLGALGLFFARQAGDGTAGFYALTVVTAVVYAAAWWIWGDRYAWANLKGADLARGIGIGAALAVVFLVGAVVVRRIPFLAEPVSALLSMPAAGGWVPTLAVLVINGIGEELVYRDAVPRQLRRRFSELGTGVASTLIYCIVTVAMGVPLLVFAAGVLGAVCFVEASRTGKVVSPIAAHLTWSITMLAAMPLVLQ; encoded by the coding sequence ATGACGTCGCGTGCTGTTCATCCTTGGTTGGTCCTCGTGCCCTGTGTACTCGGAGCGCTGGGGCTTTTCTTCGCGCGGCAGGCTGGCGACGGCACGGCGGGGTTCTACGCGCTGACCGTTGTCACGGCCGTGGTGTATGCGGCAGCGTGGTGGATCTGGGGCGACCGGTACGCGTGGGCAAACCTGAAAGGTGCGGATCTGGCACGCGGTATCGGGATCGGTGCGGCTTTGGCCGTCGTCTTCCTGGTTGGGGCGGTCGTGGTCCGGCGGATCCCGTTCTTGGCGGAACCGGTCAGCGCCTTGCTGAGCATGCCCGCCGCCGGGGGCTGGGTGCCGACGTTGGCGGTGCTCGTCATCAACGGCATCGGCGAGGAGCTGGTGTACCGAGATGCGGTGCCGCGGCAGTTGCGCAGGCGCTTCTCGGAACTCGGCACGGGCGTGGCCTCGACACTGATTTACTGCATCGTCACCGTGGCGATGGGGGTGCCGCTGCTCGTCTTCGCGGCGGGAGTGCTCGGCGCAGTGTGCTTCGTCGAAGCCTCGCGCACAGGAAAAGTGGTTTCCCCCATCGCGGCCCACCTGACGTGGAGTATCACGATGTTGGCGGCGATGCCGCTGGTCCTTCAGTGA
- a CDS encoding suppressor of fused domain protein, producing the protein MAWRWGFFSRAAQQTGGDFLLAHLGQVAGAEPLAVHGELRFSEEIAVVVYRFRELVPHLLYVTYGLSRTRSSAPTAGTQDEMTLRVPDTAEPPMWPVHRLRRLARYRRNSGNPIEPGHYMDLRAPVCEGATLSGFIFVNDPVVPLLTARTGRVCFLNAVPVTADELDAALCWDPLKFAGVLGDTLPLGVGDPARASLLIDAAFSRPLTSLTERDGSSIAAVSSGYFAVDESGRIDLTTHASEHVLRAMKWRLGYGRPFAVVGEGDAGWVRFVPAEEPAVAFGEDEHSSSHLTVAVDRALRHEILAVLDNAPGIYRLSTAPLAISVIDPAR; encoded by the coding sequence ATGGCTTGGAGGTGGGGTTTCTTCAGTCGCGCAGCGCAGCAGACGGGCGGCGATTTCTTGCTCGCCCACCTCGGCCAGGTAGCGGGGGCTGAGCCTCTGGCGGTGCACGGGGAATTGAGGTTCTCGGAGGAGATCGCGGTGGTCGTCTACCGTTTCCGTGAGCTTGTCCCCCATCTTCTCTACGTCACCTACGGGTTGTCGCGCACGCGTTCCTCGGCGCCAACGGCGGGCACTCAGGATGAGATGACGCTGCGTGTCCCGGATACCGCCGAACCGCCGATGTGGCCCGTGCACCGTTTGCGCCGCCTCGCCCGCTACCGCCGTAATTCCGGCAATCCGATCGAGCCCGGCCATTACATGGATCTGCGTGCGCCGGTGTGTGAAGGCGCGACACTTTCAGGTTTCATCTTCGTCAACGACCCGGTCGTCCCGCTGCTGACCGCACGCACGGGCCGCGTCTGCTTCCTCAACGCAGTGCCTGTGACCGCCGACGAACTCGACGCAGCGCTGTGCTGGGATCCGCTGAAATTCGCGGGTGTGCTCGGCGACACGCTGCCACTGGGCGTCGGCGATCCCGCGCGCGCATCATTGCTTATCGATGCCGCGTTCTCCCGCCCTCTCACCTCCCTCACTGAGAGGGACGGCTCCTCCATCGCGGCGGTGTCTTCCGGCTATTTCGCTGTCGACGAATCGGGCCGCATTGATCTGACAACCCATGCCTCGGAGCACGTGCTGCGGGCGATGAAATGGCGTCTCGGTTACGGGCGGCCGTTCGCTGTCGTGGGTGAAGGCGATGCCGGTTGGGTGCGCTTCGTGCCCGCTGAGGAGCCGGCGGTGGCCTTCGGGGAAGACGAACATTCCAGCTCCCACCTGACGGTGGCCGTCGACCGCGCGCTGCGCCACGAGATTCTCGCGGTGCTTGACAATGCGCCAGGGATCTACCGTCTGAGTACGGCGCCGCTGGCCATCAGTGTCATCGACCCGGCGCGGTGA
- the mfd gene encoding transcription-repair coupling factor — MLAGVLTQAMTDPKLKGLSKRVGEPSLHVTGIDQVRPWAAATIARTVPVLLVTATGHEAEDLAAELSALLGDERVALMPAFETLPHERLSPAADIVGKRNQVLHGLAETSVVVASARAMCQPVLPAVAPIEVAHGEEYDFEELAASLTSFAYEHVDMVSGRGEFATRGGIIDVFPTTAEHPVRIEFWGDEVTDLRTFAVADQRTIEDIARVELHPARQLLIDDAVKASAASLAEAHPGNRTLVELLTRISDGTHADGMEALIPALTGAPYAVLPELMPEGSVVLVTSPEKVRTRISDLQATDQEFLEAGWEAAAMGADGPVAAEGLDVSASSYRSFESLEVSAREAGNAWWTFAPPGMFAAGEDDEATLPLEFEAAPAPKGDPKQIEALYGQVKMHLKNGGRAAFTAPAKGTVDRMAERLRENGISARVATAGLEPVDGQVTLYQALSHAGLTFPGPGLVVFTETDVTGNRVGDIAGAKRRAPRRRNRVDPLALKPGDYVVHDTHGIGRFVKMAERTIGTGEDSSRREYIVLEYQPAKRGQPADQLWVPMESLDLLSKYSGGEQPSLSKMGGSDWKNTKKKARAAVREIAGELVQLYAKRASAPGHAFAPDSPWQIEMEDNFPFVETEDQMAAIEAVKADMEKPTPMDRVIVGDVGFGKTEVAVRAAFKAVQDGKQVAVLVPTTLLAQQHFSTFSQRMDGFGVDVKELSRFTTGADAKKIMAGLADGSVDIVIGTHRLLQTGVQWKNLGLIIVDEEQRFGVEHKEHIKALKSHVDVLTMTATPIPRTLEMSLTGIREMTSITTPPEDRHPVLTYVGPQEDKQVAAAIRRELLRDGQVFYIHNKVSDIEKTARHLRTLVPEARIVVAHGQMGEQLLEQTVQGFWNRDFDVLVCTTIVETGLDIANANTLIVENAQNMGLSQLHQLRGRVGRSRERGYAYFLYPKDKVLTETSYDRLATIAQNNDLGAGIAVAQKDLEMRGAGNVLGAEQSGHIAGVGFDMYVRLVGEAVETYKALMSGDVVDATDQGPKEIRIDLPVDAHIPETYINSERLRLESYRKLAAARDDAELSHVAEELVDRFGEMPEEVERLFAVARLRHQARRAGVADITMQGTRLKVHPVDMPDSKQVRLKRLYPGSNYRAAAKAVQVPFPREGGAKKALNAPNLRDEELLQWIADFLSEMFDVEKVSVRGAGIDKPAKKRVVSVSE, encoded by the coding sequence ATGCTCGCCGGGGTGCTGACCCAGGCGATGACGGATCCGAAGTTGAAGGGTCTGAGCAAACGGGTGGGGGAGCCGTCGCTGCACGTCACCGGCATTGACCAGGTGCGTCCGTGGGCGGCGGCGACGATCGCGCGCACCGTGCCGGTGCTGCTCGTCACTGCGACTGGGCACGAGGCCGAGGATCTCGCCGCCGAACTCTCGGCGTTGCTCGGTGATGAGCGGGTGGCGTTGATGCCGGCGTTCGAGACGTTGCCGCACGAGCGTCTGTCGCCCGCCGCGGACATCGTCGGCAAGCGGAATCAGGTGCTGCACGGGCTCGCGGAGACGTCGGTCGTGGTGGCTTCCGCGCGCGCTATGTGCCAGCCGGTGCTGCCGGCGGTGGCGCCGATTGAGGTTGCACACGGCGAGGAATACGACTTCGAGGAGCTCGCCGCATCATTGACGAGTTTCGCGTACGAGCACGTCGACATGGTCTCCGGCCGCGGGGAATTCGCCACCCGCGGCGGCATCATCGATGTGTTCCCGACGACGGCCGAGCACCCGGTGCGCATCGAGTTCTGGGGCGACGAGGTTACTGACCTGCGCACATTCGCGGTTGCGGACCAGCGCACCATCGAAGACATCGCGCGCGTCGAGCTGCATCCCGCGCGCCAATTGCTTATCGACGATGCCGTCAAAGCGTCCGCCGCCTCCCTCGCCGAGGCCCACCCCGGCAACCGGACCCTGGTGGAGCTGCTCACCCGCATTTCCGACGGCACGCACGCCGACGGCATGGAGGCGCTCATCCCCGCGCTGACCGGTGCGCCGTACGCGGTGCTGCCCGAGCTCATGCCGGAAGGCTCCGTGGTGCTGGTGACATCGCCGGAGAAGGTGCGCACCCGCATCTCCGATTTGCAGGCGACCGACCAGGAATTCCTCGAGGCAGGTTGGGAGGCCGCCGCGATGGGCGCCGACGGACCCGTCGCGGCAGAAGGCCTGGATGTGTCGGCGAGCTCTTACCGATCCTTCGAATCCCTGGAGGTCTCGGCCCGCGAGGCCGGCAACGCGTGGTGGACCTTCGCGCCTCCCGGCATGTTCGCCGCGGGCGAGGACGACGAAGCCACCCTGCCCCTCGAATTCGAGGCCGCGCCAGCACCGAAGGGCGACCCGAAGCAGATCGAGGCGCTGTACGGCCAGGTGAAGATGCACCTGAAAAACGGCGGCCGCGCCGCATTCACCGCGCCGGCGAAGGGGACCGTGGACCGCATGGCGGAGCGCCTGCGCGAAAACGGCATTTCCGCGCGCGTGGCCACTGCCGGCCTCGAGCCCGTCGACGGCCAGGTCACGCTCTACCAGGCGCTGTCGCACGCAGGTTTGACCTTCCCAGGCCCCGGATTGGTCGTGTTCACCGAGACCGACGTGACCGGCAACCGTGTCGGCGATATCGCCGGTGCCAAGCGTCGTGCCCCGCGCCGCCGCAACCGGGTCGACCCGCTGGCGCTCAAACCTGGCGACTACGTCGTGCACGACACCCACGGCATCGGCCGGTTCGTGAAAATGGCCGAGCGCACGATCGGCACCGGCGAGGATTCTTCGCGTCGCGAGTACATCGTGCTGGAGTACCAGCCGGCCAAGCGCGGCCAGCCCGCCGACCAGTTGTGGGTGCCCATGGAGTCCCTGGACTTGCTGAGCAAATACTCGGGCGGGGAGCAGCCGTCGTTAAGCAAGATGGGCGGCTCCGACTGGAAGAACACGAAGAAGAAGGCCCGTGCGGCGGTGCGCGAAATCGCGGGAGAGCTCGTGCAGCTCTACGCCAAGCGCGCGTCCGCCCCTGGGCACGCATTCGCTCCGGATTCGCCCTGGCAGATCGAGATGGAGGACAATTTCCCCTTCGTCGAGACTGAAGACCAGATGGCCGCGATTGAAGCGGTGAAGGCGGACATGGAAAAGCCCACGCCGATGGACCGCGTCATCGTCGGCGACGTCGGCTTCGGCAAGACCGAGGTCGCGGTGCGCGCCGCGTTCAAGGCGGTGCAGGACGGCAAGCAGGTCGCCGTGCTCGTGCCCACGACGCTGCTTGCGCAACAGCATTTCTCGACGTTCAGCCAACGCATGGACGGCTTTGGTGTGGACGTGAAGGAGCTGTCGCGCTTCACCACCGGCGCGGACGCGAAGAAGATCATGGCGGGGCTTGCCGACGGCTCCGTCGACATCGTCATCGGCACCCACCGCCTCCTGCAGACGGGCGTGCAGTGGAAGAACCTCGGCCTCATCATCGTGGACGAGGAGCAGCGCTTCGGCGTGGAGCACAAGGAGCACATCAAGGCGCTCAAGTCGCACGTCGATGTCCTCACCATGACCGCGACCCCGATTCCGCGCACTCTCGAGATGTCGCTGACCGGCATCCGCGAGATGACATCGATCACGACCCCGCCGGAAGACCGCCACCCGGTGCTGACGTATGTGGGTCCGCAGGAAGACAAGCAGGTCGCCGCCGCCATCAGGCGCGAGCTGCTTCGCGACGGCCAGGTCTTCTACATCCACAACAAGGTCTCCGACATCGAGAAGACCGCCCGGCACCTGCGCACCCTCGTGCCGGAAGCGCGCATCGTCGTCGCCCACGGGCAAATGGGGGAGCAGCTGCTCGAGCAGACGGTGCAGGGCTTCTGGAACCGCGACTTCGACGTCCTCGTGTGCACCACCATTGTGGAGACTGGCCTGGACATCGCCAACGCCAACACCCTGATTGTCGAGAACGCCCAGAACATGGGGCTGAGCCAGCTGCACCAGCTGCGCGGCCGCGTCGGCCGCTCCCGCGAGCGCGGCTACGCCTACTTCCTGTACCCCAAGGACAAGGTGCTCACCGAGACCTCGTACGACCGCCTGGCCACCATCGCTCAGAACAACGACCTCGGCGCCGGAATTGCGGTCGCCCAGAAGGACTTGGAGATGCGCGGCGCCGGCAACGTGCTCGGCGCGGAGCAGTCCGGCCACATCGCCGGCGTCGGCTTCGACATGTACGTGCGCCTCGTGGGTGAGGCCGTGGAGACCTACAAGGCCCTCATGTCCGGCGACGTCGTCGACGCCACCGACCAAGGCCCCAAGGAGATCCGCATCGACCTGCCTGTCGACGCACACATCCCCGAGACCTACATCAATTCCGAGCGCCTCCGCTTGGAGAGCTACCGCAAGCTCGCCGCCGCCCGCGACGACGCGGAACTTTCCCATGTGGCCGAGGAATTGGTCGACCGCTTCGGCGAGATGCCCGAGGAAGTCGAGCGCCTCTTCGCCGTCGCACGTTTGCGCCACCAGGCCCGCCGCGCCGGGGTAGCCGACATCACCATGCAGGGCACGCGCCTGAAAGTCCACCCGGTGGACATGCCCGACTCGAAGCAGGTGCGCCTCAAACGCCTGTACCCAGGCTCGAATTACCGCGCCGCGGCAAAGGCAGTCCAGGTGCCGTTCCCGCGCGAAGGTGGGGCGAAGAAGGCCCTCAACGCCCCGAATCTCCGCGACGAGGAGCTGCTGCAGTGGATTGCCGACTTCCTGAGCGAGATGTTCGACGTGGAGAAGGTCTCGGTGAGGGGCGCAGGCATCGACAAACCCGCGAAAAAGCGCGTGGTCTCCGTCAGCGAGTAG